A DNA window from Ranitomeya imitator isolate aRanImi1 chromosome 2, aRanImi1.pri, whole genome shotgun sequence contains the following coding sequences:
- the LOC138663820 gene encoding oocyte zinc finger protein XlCOF22-like, whose amino-acid sequence MWCAALQVEVAIISDPLSGDLLKRNFLIKLSRMNRDRDKIAERILHLTLEILFRLTGEDYTVVKKTSSERCQDPMFEGWGRSLSPIMGPPPHTLIYEDINDQKILELTYKMIELLTGEVPIRCQDVTIYFSLEEWEYLEGHKDLYEDVMMEVSQPLISPVLTSKRTTAARCSRRLLPDNNKQENLSVSVDHQGEHLTIIDTTETYVKGDEQCKEEIPADKCPDDCVMRSNGCLKSSIFKSDDLDITQEINDIYDTIPNISSSPHNKDLSSDPFKQVLSSDSSQTVKSNTSQKRGTENQNALTGKKRFSCTKYGKSFSLKKSFVMHKTQDNNMCSSECGKSFNCNSDLPIFDGILMRVKTYSCSECGNCFTQKSSLVRHQRTHTGEKPFSCSECGKCFADKTHLFRHLRTHTEEKPFSCSECEKCFRDKSNLVAHQRTHTEEKPYSCSQCWKYFNKKTNLVRHQRTHTGERSVSCTECGKCFRDKSNLVAHQRIHTGEKPFTCSECEKCFTEKAGLVVHQRTHTGEKPFICSECGKRFKKKSILVKHLRTHTGEKPFSCSECGKGFTQKSNCLKHQKSHTGKKT is encoded by the exons GTTGCTAtaatatcagatcctctcagtggagatctattaAAGAGAAATTTCCTGATAAAACTTTCAAGGATGAATAGAGACAGGGACAAGATagcagagaggatattacacctcaccctagagatcctcttccggcttactggagag gattacactgtagtgaagaagacctctagtgagcgatgTCAGGACCCTATGTTTGAGGGATGGGGAAGatccctgagcccaatcatggggcctccacctcacacCCTGATATATgaagacatcaatgaccagaagatcctagaactcacctacaagatgattgagctgctgactggagag gttcctataaggtgtcaggacgtcaccatctatttctccttggaggagtgggagtatttagaaggacacaaagatctgtacgagGACGTGATGATGGAGGTTTCTCAGCCCCTCATATCACCAG TTCtaaccagtaagaggacaacagcaGCGAGATGTTCCCGTCGTCTTCTTCCAGACAACAATAAACAAGAAAATCTAAGTGTTTCTGTAGATCATCAG GGTGAACATCTGACCATTAttgatactacagagacatatgtgaagggtgatgagcagtgtaaagaggagattcctgcaGATAAatgcccag atgactgtgtcATGAGATCAAATGGATGTCTgaaatcttcaatttttaaatccgaTGACCTTGATATCACACAAGAAATTAATGACATCTATGACACTATTCCAAATATATCATCATCCCCTCACAacaaagatctatcatctgatcctttTAAACAGGTCCTATCTTCTGATTCATCACAGACGGTAAAGAGCAATACAAGTCAAAAAAGAGGTACTGAAAATCAAAATGCTCTTACTGGAAAGAAGCGATTTTCCTGTACAAAATACGGAAAAagtttttcactcaaaaagtcttTTGTTATGCACAAAACACAGGACAACAATATGTgtagttcagaatgtgggaaatcttttaactGTAATTCGGACCTTCCTATTTTTGATGGAATTTTGATGAGAGTAAagacatattcatgttcagaatgtgggaattgttttacacagaaatcaagtcttgttagacatcagagaactcacacaggggagaagccattttcatgttcagaatgtgggaaatgttttgcagataagACACATCTTTTTAGACATCTAAGAACTCACACagaggaaaagccattttcatgttcagaatgtgaaaaatgttttagagataaatcaaatcttgttgcacatcaaagaactcacacagaggagaagccatattcatgttctcaATGTTGGAAATATTTTAATAAGAAAACAAATCTTgttaggcaccagagaactcacactggggaaAGGTCGgtttcatgtacagaatgtgggaaatgttttagagataaatcaaatcttgttgcacaccaaagaattcacacaggggagaagccttttacatgttcagaatgtgagaaatgttttacagaAAAAGCAGGTCTTGTtgtacatcagagaactcacacaggggagaagccatttatatgttcagaatgtgggaaaagattTAAGAAGAAATCAATTTTAGTTAAACATcttagaactcatacaggggagaagccattttcatgttctgaatgtgggaaaggttttacacagaaatcaaattGTCTTAAACATCAAAAATCTCACACAGGAAAGAAGACATGA